In Rhinatrema bivittatum chromosome 1, aRhiBiv1.1, whole genome shotgun sequence, a single genomic region encodes these proteins:
- the LOC115081197 gene encoding actin-associated protein FAM107A-like: MSQELWLWAKAQILSSLKPPQGLEMVMQDLRAASTAIDEKSSDLSSGLSSKRIGSVKSSTLVKASRTHHELHRELIFTHRNRGLALHRKPELLLVLEKRRIQSQNGEATLQSQTSLHQELQKWQQKREEKEQNEAKKEKGCNQELINVRQNLRRSPWHDPQLSHHSIN, translated from the exons ATGTCTCAGGAACTCTGGCTGTGGGCTAAGGCCCAGATCCTCTCTTCCCTGAAACCCCCCCAGGGTCTGGAGATGGTGATGCAGGACCTAAGGGCAG CTTCCACCGCCATAGATGAGAAATCTAGTGACCTCTCCTCTGGTCTGTCTTCAAAACGAATTGGGTCTGTCAAATCATCCACTCTTGTGAAAGCTTCCAGGACGCACCATGAACTGCACAGGGAATTGATCTTCACCCACAGGAA CAGAGGCCTGGCCCTTCACAGAAAGCCGGAACTATTGCTTGTTTTAGAGAAGCGCAGGATCCAGAGTCAAAATGGAGAGGCAACACTCCAGAGCCAGACGTCTCTCCACCAGGAGCTTCAGAAGTGGCAGCAGAAGAGAGAGGAG AAGGAGCAGAATGAGGCCAAGAAGGAGAAAGGGTGTAACCAAGAACTAATTAATGTGCGACAGAACCTTCGGAGGTCTCCCTGGCATGACCCCCAGTTATCCCACCATTCCATAAACTGA